One Raphanus sativus cultivar WK10039 unplaced genomic scaffold, ASM80110v3 Scaffold0091, whole genome shotgun sequence genomic window, attctaaaacgtacattatttttctttgtataatatattatgttaatcttttgtttttctctgtATGCTCTCAGTAACTCTTCATCTACCATTGATGCATCGAATCTGACACCCACTGTGGAAGGAAGaagatttatcaaaaattttaagcTCTGTTTCGTTTCACAACCATTCACTCTGGATTTCTAGTCattgcagatttttttttttgtgaatttcGAGTCGGGTAACACCCGACCGTAGTAGCCCAACTGACATTCCTAGTCATTGAAGGCTTCGAGTAAGTTATAAATGAATAGAGGAAACTTTTGTATCTTACATTATTAGAATAGACATATTTGTTACCAACACTTATTCTTTATAGACATGTGGTTTCTCAGAACATATTACTCTGTTACTGGCCAATCAAATCAGTTATATTCGGAAACCCCAAAATTAACCTTGTTATACTACTGGCCAGTACTATTTTCGGATTTTGTATGCAAAAGAGAACATTTGTTTTGACAACGCAGAAAGTTAGATGtatttaagattattaaaaTACAATGTCTTTtcttattactaaaataatagaataaactACAATCACACATATCTCGTAGCATTCCCGTCGTGGAATCATCTTCACCACATGATGATTAGAATAGACCTTGTCCAGGTCAGCTTATGCGCTACTTCTTTCGTATGCCAGCTCATTTTCAACGATTTGacccattttcttcttcttcctaccTTGTCCAAGTCAGCTTATGCGCTAAATTGTTgaaagatttataatatattactaGAATTAGAATGATATTTGCGCatagtaaatttatataaaaattatttaagaaatattgtatgaaaaaaataaaatttatattcttgatcgaattaatatttttgggccttaaataattttttaaaatttttttttttaaaaatattttaggtcaaaAAATCACTTATCACATGAAAATCCAATGTTTAGACCGAATAATCCCAAACCtactatttggttacaatgaaattatatcagtttagttttatatcatgatttagcaatataaaaattaattatggttataagaAATTTACGTTCACATGACAATcctatatattttcaatattgttctttctttatgtcgttttttcattttggttattgttcaatataaatatttattttgaaatttatttttattttgttccttTATTTTGGCCTGagatttataaatgtttaaaatttaaaattattaaagaattACATATTTAGGTTAAGATATGTGTCTtgtgcagaataaatattttatatttattacttattttatgttttctgcatattatgaaataataaaatagtaattatatattaagtaACTGAGAAATCAGTtattattatgtatataataaataactgATCGCTCTTGTTTGTTCGCAATCATTTTAgggtaaatatattaaaataatcaattttatctacgtatataatgtataattaaatttaaataatattaacatagatatatagtatacttttaatatggatatttattaaacggggtttctactcatatgattttatgattgtttgcatatttgtgtaacaaaattttacaccaacaaattattttttaatgttaGATGTATAttggtttcaataatttataatcatttttaaaaaatgaagatttcaaaattaaaatattaaattttcaatatatattcaatgcaaatatcaaaatataagtagGTATTTTCATATAATGTATAGTcttatttaaacaatatatatataacatatgcacctattaaaataaaattatttgtttatatggtttatatattaacatatgcacctattaaaataaagatactgaatataaaaatacaaattattattgGTTGGTAAACCTACGGTTCACCCAAAAATTTCTCATTATGCATATATGATATTGACTGAGAAAAGCATATATATTGACTGTGGCCTACTCATAAACTTCCAGTAAATTCCGTTTTAGGAAAGCTTTAAGACTGATTCCTCActaattcattataaatagAATTTCGGCCCAAAGTATACAAACAGTCCAGTGGTAAAACATCGGTGTGCAAGTAATGCAAGTATAAAACAGTGGCTGCTCTGTACTTTTGGCGagccatctatcttattaaaacagaaacattctattggacctaacatttattttgtaagtttttaaattaaatacactttatactttatagttaaacatacattaaattattttatgttcctttctttatactactatccatgtttccaaacaatatacttatttctttatactactatcaatgtttccaaacaatatatttatttctttatactactatcaatgtttccaaacaatatatttttatactactatcaatgtttccaaataatacaataattaatcttagttattttatatctatcattttctctttaaaattttgtagaaacttcataattttaaagttcactatcataaattgcaaaatagtgaactttaaaatttcgattataagattacaaattatgaagctattacaatttaaatccaattagattacatatcggtcatccaccagttcaatcggttagtctcggattttagtgattttttaatatgaatattttaaaaacataaaatgaattgtcagatctccggattaaccggtataatcacaatcgggttgaatttaaaaatactgatttaaatgcaaaaatattttaaatacacactctttaaaatttaccaaaatatttgttaaattattagtgaaatttttcatcgtaaaatattccgcgcttcaaaagcgcgggtcaaaatctagttacttgTAAAACTAAAGTTGCAAAGAGTAAGTAACGTAGTATTATAccacatacaaaaaaaatattaaaaatgaattgttTTGTTGCGGGCCCCCACGTGGTCTTCTCCAAATATGAGCTAATTGTGAATCATATGAGTTAACCACGTTACATTAACCGAAACATAGACAAATGAATTTAATAAAGGGTATAAAGGGTTGAAGGTTTTTGGACAGTTTTAATCTTTTGAAGTGGGAGACATAATCCCATTGGTTAACAGAGTCGACAACAATGGACGTCACTCTTGTGCTTTGTCAGATGCATATTTGTAAAACAAGTCCTCTTATAATGATCTAATTATTTGTAAAAACCTATACTATTACTTAATACTATATTGACCTATTTTACTTTAATGTTGGTTGAAAGACCACCTATGATACGTGTTAACTGTATGGTGGCATATATATccatgatattttttttttcgcaACAACGAAGATATTAACTTATAAGTGTACGGATAAAAAGTTTTGTAGGCATGGGTATTCGGatcgtcgggtcgggttcggatcagATCTTTTCGAGTTTGAGTTTTTTGGATCTAGGAGTTTAGGATTTGATAGGATAATTTCAAATTCTCAATTTCGGATCGGTTCGAATCGTACTGGTCCGGGTCGGTCGGGTCTTAGATAGTTCCATTCAGGTAattagaatttatcggttcgattccgggtcgggttcggttcgatttgacctaaaaatacctaaaaatacaaaaaaaaatatctgaaaacattaatatttccgaaaatatttgaaatttttatttaaaatttatgtttttattatattaaaatgtgtatatatattaaactatgtGAGATACAACAATAATTAGTTGCCTCCTAGTGGCTGACCCCCTTACTCTATAGATAAAACACCCATCTTCCACTCCTTtcgattcattttatttaatttacattattaattcggATATCCATCAGGTTTCAGATTCGGGTCGGGTCGAAGACCCgcgggtcctctacaacaaCAAGATCCGATAAGGTAATTTGATCGGATCGGTTCTGTCCGGACCGaatatttttgggtcggtttcgggtcgggtctttGGGTCCGGATAAAATGTCGAGGCCTAAGTTTATGTATTAATTCATTGgtgttattaattaatatacagATTATGGGAATGAGAGGAGTAgtctaattttgttttgttttcacaaTTTGATTGATTAGTGTACGTAATATGAAAGAGGGAAGAAGGAAACAAAGAGGTGATccaaaacatatgaaataattttttttgtcttattatTGAAATAGGTTGCACCAAAACGGTAAAAAAAAACCACCccaacaaaaaggaaaaagcaGTGACAGCTACACTTTCCATCCCatatcaattaatattttcagttgCTTTTGTTCCCCAAGCGAGCTCAGTCTCTATATagctctctatctctctcttccCTCTCCACTTTGATTCTGTCATTAGAAGacaaggtctctctctctctctctctctctctctatctctctctaagTGGTTCTTTTGAATCTAGCTATCCAAATCTCTATTTCCTTGATTTTGAATCATATGGTTCTTGATGAATCCGAAGAATCACCTCTAACTTTACTTTTTCAGTTTTTGTcatttagggtttttagggtttttctccatgcaaaaaaagatacaaacttTTCCATATCTCGAACGCTGATCTTTCTGTTTGCACccatttttttggttctttggATCTAGTTTATCAGAATCTCTCTTTCTTTGATTTTGAATAAGTAGAAAAAGTTTCTGCTTTAGGGTTTACTCCATCGAAACGAGTCggatcttctttttctttttgtgttgaTTGAAAAGCTATTTCTTTTTTCATCCAAACGAGTCGGATCTTTTTgatgatgaaaaagaaaaactttttatGGCACATCAAACCAGTCGGATCtgcttctttttgttttgtttggctTCTTTGAATCTAGCTTATCCAAAAAGTTTATGACACTTTAGGGTTTACTCCATCCAAAAGAGTcggatttcttcttctttttttgatgTTGATTAATTGAAAAGCtatgggttttttttttcatccaaACGAGTCGGATCTTTTTgatgatgaaaaagaaaaactttttatGGCACATCAAACCAGTCGGatctgcttctttttttttatgttgaaagtcaaaaagtttctttttttatcatgaAACAAGTCGTCAGatcttttgtatattttttttcttgtttatcaTGAaacgatctctctctctctctctctctctctctctctctctctctctctctctctctctctctctctctctctctctctctcaagtcaTCAGACTCTGTGTGATTTGATGTTactgagaaaatatatataactttttaaaaaaaatcatttcaggTTCCAAATCAAGATGTTGTCTTTCATCAACAAGGCTATTACGTACGGGGGAGCGATGAGGCGCTACAACACTTGCAACGTGTTTAAGGTAAAAACCGGTTtgattatgaaaaaataaactgATCGAGTTGCAGAAAGTTccgttttttatatatacagtatattgTTTTTGGGCCTGACTTGTTTTGATTGGGTGGTTTACAGGAAATGGGGGGAACGATGAGGCGCTACAACACCTCCTCGTCTGATTTAAGAAACTTTCGCGAGTCTTTAATGATGTCGGCTGGAATGCGAAATGTGTTTAAGGTAATAACGGGGTTTgattatgaaaagaaaaaactgatTTGAGTTAGAGAGATTCTCGTTTTGTATATACTGTACATGGGTTTCAAGTTGCGAAACGTTTGGGCCTATATTGTTTTTGGGCCTGACTTGTTTTGATTGGGTGGTTTACAGGAAATGGGGGGAACGATGAGGCGCTACAACACCTCCTCgtctgatttaaaaaaaattcgcGAGTCTTTAATGAGGTCGGATGGAATCCGCAATGTGTTTAAGGTAATAACGGGTTTgattatgaaaagaaaaaaactgattgAGTTACAGAGATTCTCGTTTTGTATTTAGGgttaaaagttttgttttgttttgtttttgtgggATTAGTCGTAGCAACTAGTGTACAAAATAAGAGGGTTTTGCTCAGTATTATCCTTCTTCCTGAAAGCTGTATCTTGTGGGAATGATTAGATTAGTAAGTATAAGCAGCGAGCTATAAAGTTTTGGTTGTGTGTGGGAATTTTGATTAAGATTAGTAATGATACGTGTATGGGGGGGGGTTTgattatgaaaagaaaaaactgatTTGAGTTGAGAGAGATTCTCGTTTTGTATACATGGGTTTCAAGTTGTGAAACCTTTGGGCCTATATTGTTTTTGGGCCTGACTTGTGTGACTTTTTTATTGTATTCAGAAAATTGAGAAGATAACAGAGAGGTTTGAGAAAGGTGATTTTGAGGAGGGTTCGGAGCCTCTGTCTCAGGTGGTGTGTCTCAGGGACCAGTTGCGAGCCGTCGTGGTGAAGACTTGTGCCGATGTCGAGACCCTGGAGGATAGATTGAAGAAACTTCATGAGTTGGAGCTTCTTGAGTTCGAGGAGAAGACCAAGAATCACTACCACGCTCTATTGTCTGGAGCTGGATACTACTCTACAGCTTCAAAAGCTCCAGAAGAAGTAGAGTCTTTACTCAGAGAGATGGTTGTGTATGGAGTTGCTCCTACCAACATCACTTTCTGGGTGTTGCTGAAGGCTCTTGCTGATTCTGGGAAGCTAGATCTGGCTCTCAACTACTTGGAGCGAATGGAGGAGGAGTTTAGTGTGAAGCCAGAGTCCACTCACCATGGGGTAGTGATCGATGGTTTTGCCAGAACCAAAGACCCCCAAAACCTGGCCTTTGCTGTTGAGAGGGTGAAGCAACTTGTCCCTTTCCAGGGTCAGGAAATGTCATTCAATGCCATACTGAGCAGGTGCTATCCACCCAGATATCCTACCGAAGAAGATCTGGAGTGGTTGGTTAGTGTCATCCCCATTGCCCAGGACCTGATTAATTTTCTGCATGGAGCCAGTTATGTGTACACGGTGCTGGAATCTACCCATTGGAGACTCAAGGTTCGAGGGATCATTTGGCCCAAATCGGTTCTGACTAGGCCTGATGATGTTCTTGTTGGTGGGAAGATCCAGAAGAAGGTAAATGAAGTGTTGATTGTGATTTGAGTTTATGTTTTTGGATTTCTAAACTTTGATCTGTTTTCATTTCATCTTTGCAGGGGGGGAGGGCAGTGAGGGAAGGAGGATGAGGATGTGATAGGATATCAAGAAGCAATGACAACACGTGGCTTCTTTATTTCTTGCTATTTACTTATTCAAATAAGAGACCTAGTCTTTTGGAGATTAGTTCCCACTTTGTGTTGCGTTCCCGTTTTGTAAGACCATCATTATTGATGGAACTTTTATCTGAGTCCTTAGATTTTCTTATTAGTATTGCTAAGTTGGGGACAATTGGTAGGACTTTAAGCAAAATGGTGATTATTGGTGGTGGGACATTTTGCAGTCtcttagtttaaaaaataaacatagaaCTTGTTTTGAAACATACATCGAAAACCACTACTTAAACATGACGACAATTCCAGCAACAAGTCTGTTCCAAAGACATGACTAACGTGCAGGACACGACATGAACATCAGACAGTCAGTGGCAAGAACatgacaaacaaaaacaaaacttcttACAGAGTATTCCTATGTCCTTTTGTTGGCTTGTATTTTTATGAACCAacacactttaaaaaaaaaaaaacattgaaccttAGTCATTTGTAAAGAATCACAAATCTATTTCAACATGACATGAGAAGCTGCAACGACGATTTGGTACATGTATGAATGACTGTGGATGTTATAAAGAGATTATAGTTTTGCAGTAGAATTTCTAGTTTTTAGTTGCTAAAAGTGAAGAAAATAAATGGAGGATCATACGTACGTTGATTCACGATCCAAAACAACTAAAGaaagaatacaaaaaaatatccaaGACATATATATCTTGAGAACAAGATAAAggacaataaaaaaaaagagcaagCAGGTGATGAAGAACATAGTCAAAACAGTTTGGAGACCTCTATTAGACTCGAATCAATCATCATGTTGGAGGTCTTTAAAGCATCATCGACTCGACCAGCATTGAGATATGAAGCGatcattgttttgaaaatgGCAACGTCAGCGCCGCCGAAACCACGACCAAGTGAAACAGCAAACAGAGACTCTGCTTCCGACAACATGCCGTTTTCGCAACACCTTGTGATAATGTATGTGTTATCTAAGAATTTGTTATTGGTTCTCGCCTTGTTGTAGGTCTCGATTGCCTGGCTACACCGACCAATATCAAAACACTCGTCCACCATTTTCTTAACCGTGCCAGAGTCTAAGCGTAGGCAACTTATCCCACTTTGACTTTGATCAAACATGTCATGGTACAGTGCCCAAGCATGAGTTTTTTTACCGTACTTgagcaaaatttttaaaagggCGCTGCCAGTGTCTGAACGAACAGGGAGCTTGTTTGCTACCACACAACGCTCGTAGCACTTCATAGCTTCCATCTCTTTACCTTGCTTGAACCAGTACTCCATGAATGTCGTCATGAGGAAAGCCACCTTTTGTTCATATTGTAAAGAGAGAGAATTAGGTTTATGCCAGGAAAGGGCAAAATCAGACCAATCAGACCAAGCCCGTTTGAACTCGTCCAAGACAAGATTGGCCTTGTCCAAATTCCCAATGTCCAAAAACCCTTGAATCAGATTGTTGAACGCCAC contains:
- the LOC108838592 gene encoding pentatricopeptide repeat-containing protein At1g77170, mitochondrial isoform X2 gives rise to the protein MRSDGIRNVFKKIEKITERFEKGDFEEGSEPLSQVVCLRDQLRAVVVKTCADVETLEDRLKKLHELELLEFEEKTKNHYHALLSGAGYYSTASKAPEEVESLLREMVVYGVAPTNITFWVLLKALADSGKLDLALNYLERMEEEFSVKPESTHHGVVIDGFARTKDPQNLAFAVERVKQLVPFQGQEMSFNAILSRCYPPRYPTEEDLEWLVSVIPIAQDLINFLHGASYVYTVLESTHWRLKVRGIIWPKSVLTRPDDVLVGGKIQKKGGRAVREGG
- the LOC130501070 gene encoding pentatricopeptide repeat-containing protein At3g60980, mitochondrial-like, with the protein product MSMIRRVILGRRPYRTAVPRRAKDVMSNPDCRPITLGFRVWYLIASVGDLDTAAEYARLAAFSRIKGEATESTCELIIRSMCLHKRHKDAYDLYDFFFNKHKLIPTNNCCNCIIESRFQQGLVDEALDFHRSIISRGYPNEDTLRVLTKGLVQCGRLDQAKAFLKAEKFPYSNRPDHVAFNNLIQGFLDIGNLDKANLVLDEFKRAWSDWSDFALSWHKPNSLSLQYEQKVAFLMTTFMEYWFKQGKEMEAMKCYERCVVANKLPVRSDTGSALLKILLKYGKKTHAWALYHDMFDQSQSGISCLRLDSGTVKKMVDECFDIGRCSQAIETYNKARTNNKFLDNTYIITRCCENGMLSEAESLFAVSLGRGFGGADVAIFKTMIASYLNAGRVDDALKTSNMMIDSSLIEVSKLF